TTTAAAATGAAGATATAGGAGGAGAGATACTTATGAGTAAACAAACTGGTTTTAAAGAGGATTTTTTATGGGGTGGCGCAGTAGCTGCTAACCAAGTTGAAGGCGCTTATGATGTTGATGGTAAAGGTCTATCAGTACAAGACGTTACTCCTGATGGCGCTATGGGGCGTATTACAGACGGCCCAACAAATGATAATCTAAAATTAAAAGCGATTGATTTTTATCATCATTATAAAGAAGATATTGCACTTTTTGCGGAAATGGGCTATAAAGTTTTTCGTACTTCAATTGCTTGGAGTCGTATTTTCCCTAATGGCGATGATGAAGAACCCAATGAAGCTGGTCTACAGTTTTATGATGATGTATTTGATGAATGTTTGAAATATGGGATAGAGCCTTTAGTTACATTGTCTCATTATGAAACACCTTTACATTTGTCCGAAAAATACGACGGCTGGAAAGATCGACGAATGATTGGATTTTTTGAAAAATATGCGCGCACAGTCTTTAACCGTTATAAGGATAAAGTAAAATATTGGCTAACATTTAACGAAATTAACTCTGTTTTGCACATGCCATTTATTTCAGGCGGTATTAAAACACCTAAAGAAGAACTAAGTGATCAAGAGTTATATCAAGCCGTTCATCATGAACTAGTAGCTTCTGCTTCAGTGACTAAAATTGCTCATGAAATCAACCCTGAGTTTCAAGTAGGATGCATGGTTTTGGCTATGCCTACTTATCCAATTTCATCAAATCCTGAAGATGTTTTAGCGGCAAAGGAAGCAGAAAATACAAATTATGCATTTACTGATATTCATGTTCGTGGAGAGTATCCTGGACATTTGCTACGTTTCTTTGAAGAAAATGACATACACATTCAATTTGAACAAGGCGATACTGAACTATTAAAAAATCATACAGTGGATTTTATCTCCTTTAGTTACTACATGAGTGTAGCTGCTGCAGCGCATCCAGAAGAATATAGTTCTGGAGCCGGCAATGTTATTGGAGGTATCGAAAATCCGCATTTAGAAAAATCTGAATGGGGATGGGCAATTGATCCTGTGGGGTTACGTATTGTCTTAAATGATTTTTATGATCGTTATCAAGTACCTTTGTTCATTGTGGAAAATGGCTTAGGAGCAAAAGACCAATTAATTCAAGATGACAATGGTCAATACACTGTTGCAGACGACTATCGAATTGACTATATGCAGCAACATTTGGCACAAGCCAAAGAAGCGGTAAAAGATGGCGTTGATCTGATGGGATACACCGCTTGGGGATGTATCGACTTAGTGAGTGCATCTACTGCGCAAATGAGTAAACGTTATGGTTTTATTTATGTAGACCGTAATGATGATGGGTCCGGCTCATTAAATCGTTATAAGAAAAAATCGTTCAATTGGTATAAAAAAGTGATCGAAACAAACGGAGAAAACTTATAATTTCAAAAGATGTAAAAAGGTGGGAAAGCTTATGTTCCCGCCTTTTTTTAAATGATAAAATAACATAAATAATTGTTGCAAATGAGATTTATTTGTTGACTCTTTAAGGTTTTCGTTTAGAATAAAATAAAAGGGAAACTTGCTGCGCATTCAAATGTATGATACAATTCTGTACGTTTTGCAGAGGAGTTGAACGTAAAGATGAAAAATAAATTTAATCTTCAAGCATTACTGATCAGCTGTCTTGCAACATTTATTTTGAGTGTAGCAGTAAAAAATGATGCGAATACTTTTGTCGCTGCACCCTTTCAAACAATTCAAGAAAAAATTGCAGATGAATCAAGTGAGGAGCAACCGTCTTCAAGTTCACAGGCATCAAAGAAAGAAACTTCTGAGACAACTTCAAGCACTGAACAGTCTGCAGCTGTTACAAGTACGAGTTCAAGTTCTATTGAAGAAATAACAGATAGTTCGGAAATGACAACAAGTCAAACGACAACGACAAGTAGTAATTATATGACAGGTGAGCAGACGTCTGAGACAAGCACTGAACAAATGCAAGAAACAACGGAAACAACAAGTGAATCAAGTGAAACTGTAGGTTCTGAAACACAAGAAGATACAGAAACGACTGGAAACGAAACAAGTGAATCTTCGGATACAACTACTGAATCCCCAGAAACAACGGAGACTCTAGAAGACACGGAAACTTCCAAGACACAAGAAGAACCCTCCGCTAATTCTTCAGAAGTCAGTGGGCAAGTAACAGAAGAAGAAAACGAAGAGAATGAAGAACCAACAGTTTCTACTGAAGAAGAACGGTAATAAATAAAATAAAGGACGAAAAATCTAGTAGTTATAGATTTTTCGTCCTTTATTTTGTCTTTATAGTACTATTCGTCTGTCATTAGGACATTTTGAGTAAATAGTTAGCTGGAAGAAATTCGACCAACCAAATGCCACTTTTGGTAGAATAAAAAGCATAACCATTTTCTGTAGCTTTTAGCGCATAAACATAAAAGACTACAGGCGTAGCAGCGTGACGACTGCCTATTTTTTTAGCTGTCTCTAGGTTTTCTGATAAATGGACAAACTCACGTCCCATCTTATTTAGTCCCTTGGTTTCAATGATTTTTGCAGCTGCTGGGCTTGTACCATGATATAAAATCTCAGGAGGAACGTCAGATTCTTGTAAAGGCAAGACTGAAATACTGTGTCCGTATAATGCTCTAATGTAGTTACCTTCAATGACATAGCGCTGTCTAGGGCTTTCATTTATGATCTGTTCAATTTGAGCTTGGTCGATTTTTTGTCCGTAATGAGCGTTGAATTTATCGATGAATTCATTAATTTCTATCCGTCCATACTCATCTAAGTTAATTCCAATTTTTTCAGGTCGATGTCTTAAGACAAGAGAAAGTCGCTTGCTGAGTTTAGTGAGTTTTTCGTTCATAATAACTTCACTCCTTTATTGTATTTTAACAAAAGTAACAAGTTGCGGCACGGACAGACTCTGTTATTCATTCAAAAAACACCGTTATGTTTGCCTATCAACTTACCTTTTGTTAGACTACAATTAACGGCGAAATGTTGTGTGTAGGAAAAAAATTAGAATGAGTGATTTTTTTTAAATGATGTAGATACCGCCTTCTAACTTTTATCAAACTGTAACGTTTGCTTTCAGAAAAACAATAAAAGCTTTCTTAAAATTTATCAATGAAAGGAAGAGTTATATGAGTAACGTGGATAATATAGTAGAGTTAATTGGAAATACTCCTATGGTAAAATTAAATAAAATTGTCCCTGAGGGTGCAGCAGATGTTTATGCTAAATTAGAGTTTTATAATCCTGGGGGCTCAGTAAAAGATCGGATTGCGCTTGCCATGGTTGAAGCAGCAGAAAAAGATGGTCGTTTGCAAGCTGGGGGTACAATTGTTGAACCAACTTCAGGAAATACGGGGATTGGTTTAGCTATGGTAGCTGCGGCTAAAGGGTATCGTTTAATTATTACCATGCCAGATACAATGAGCGTAGAACGTCGCTCTTTGATGAAAGGCTATGGCGCTGAGTTGCTTTTAACACCAGGTGCAGATGGAATGAGTGGTGCTATTCAAAAAGCTCATGAATTAGCTGATGAGCATGGATACTTTTTACCAATGCAATTTGAAAATCCTGCTAACCCAGAGATACATGAAAAAACGACCGGTCAAGAAATTATAAAAGACTTTTCTGGAGGTACTCCAGATGCCTTTATCGCTGGTATAGGAACTGGAGGGACAATCACTGGAGTCGGACATGCCCTTAAAAAATTAAATGAAAATGTTCAGCTTTATGGTTTAGAAGCTTCTGAAGCAGCGCTAATCAAAGAAGGAATTAAGGGTAAACACAAAATTCAAGGGATATCAGCCGGGATTGTTCCAGATGTATTAGATCAATCTGTTTACCAAGATATTGTTACTGTATCCAGTCAACAAGCGATAGATATGGCTCATAATGTAAGTATTAAAGAAGGATTTTTGCCAGGTATTTCTGGCGGGGCAAATATCTTTGGTGCAATTGAAATAGCTAAAAAATTAGGTAAAGGAAAAACAGTAGTGACTGTTGTCCCTGATAATGGGGAACGTTATCTATCTACCGATCTATTTAAATTCGACGAATAACGTAAAAAAGGCTAGGAACGCTTTCCTAGTCTTTTTTTGTGTGGTAAAAAAAGAACCATTGATTGCTGAATGAACATTAAAAAGCCAAAGTGATGTTCGTTCGGGTGCTGAATGAACACTGAGAAGCCGAAACAATGTTCGTTCGAGGATTGAATGAACATTAAAAAGCCAAAGTAATGTTCATTCGAGAGCTGAATGGATAGGAAAATCATAGAAGTTTTCTCGTTCGGAAGCCTAAATCACGATTCTTATATTTTTATGAACGGTTAAATTTTGTTAAGATGAACATATAACAAGAAAGGTGAGGCTGATGGCAGGACGTTTATTTCATTACAATACATTGGGAACGCTAATGAAGGGTGGATTTGACGGCACTTTTTCATTTAATGAAGTGTTAGAAAACGCAGGGATCGGCATAGGGACTGTGGATCAGTTGGATGGAGAACTAGTGGTTTTAGACCAACATGGATACTGCTTTGATGTGGAAGGCCAAATTCATGAAGTTCGTCCGGAAGAAACTACACCTTATGCGGCAGTGATTGACTTTGTTCCCGAAAACAAGCAGGCTTTAGCTAAAGGAATAAATAAAGACACTTTAGAAGAAACGTTAGCGAATCAATTTTCGAGTAAAAATGTTTTTCAAGCTGTGAAAATCCATGGTACTTTTAATAAAATAAAATGTCGTTCGGTAGAAAAGCAAGAAAAACCATATCCAGATTTGGTTGATGTTGCAAAAGACCAAGCAGAGTTTACAGCTGAAAATATCACAGGAACTTTGGTAGGGATTTATACGCCTAAACTTTTTGGAACAATTTCAGCTACAGGTTTTCATTTGCATTTTATTAGTGATGACCATAGTTTTGGTGGTCATGTGCTAGCTTTTGACATTGATAACCCGACAGTTGAATGGCAGACAGTAGATACTGTAGAACAAAAGTTTCCAACTGAAAACGAAACTTTTATGGATACAGATTTTGATTATAGTAGCGTATTATCAGACATTGATAAGTCTGAATAAAAGAGGAGGAATTTGATTATGAGTAAAGTAGCTGTAGTGTTTGCGCCTGGCTTTGAAGAAATCGAAGGATTAACTATTGTCGACGTATTGCGTAGAGCAGAAATAGACGTTACCATTATAGGCTTCGACCAAGAAGTTACAGGAAACCATAATATCACGATTAAAAGTGACCAACTTCTAGATGAAAGCTTGAAAGATTTTGATATGATTGTCTTACCTGGAGGTACACAAGGAGCTAATAATCTAAAAAATAGCACAACTGTAATTGAAAGTTTACAAGCAGCGTATAAAGATGGAAAACAAATTGCAGCTATTTGTGCAGCTCCGATTGCTTTAGAAGAAGCTGGGTTACTTAAAGATAAAACTTATACTTCATTTCCTGGAGTGCAAGAAAATATTCAATCTGGTAAATACTCAGAAAAATTAGTAGTCAAAGACGGTCGTATCACCACAAGTCGTGGACCTGCGACAGCTATGGCCTTTAGTTATCGTCTCGTGGATATCCTAGGAGGAAATAGTGATGAAATTAAAGATGCGATGCAATATGATAAATTGGCGGCTTCTTTTCTAGAAAATTAATGTTTGACAAACGAAAAAAAACTCGCTATATTTAGTTTAAGAATTTAACACGGAGGGTTTTAAGATGAATCAGTTAAAGTTATTTGATACTTTTTCATATAGCTGTTGTCAGATGTCGCGTTGTGGTGATATCTGACTGGTTTTGCGTGAACTTTAACCGAGCTTTTGTAAAGGTTCAAATAGCAAACTGGTTTTGAAGGACCCAGGGCGCGAAAATCTTAATTGATTTTCGCGCTTTTTTTCGTGCAAAAGAAAGGTGGTAAGAATAAAATGTTAATAAAACAAGCAACACAGTTGATTGGAAACACCCCTTTAATTGATCTACAAATGGAAATACCTCACCAAAGTCATATTTATGCTAAATTAGAGATGTATAATCCTGGGGGAAGTATCAAAGATCGTTTAGGAAAATATTTATTCGAAAAAGCGATGAAAGAAGGAAAAATTGATCGTCATACAACGATTATTGAACCTACAGCAGGAAATACTGGGATAGGCTTTGCTTTGATCGCACAGGCTTATCAATTACCGACAATCTTAGTTGTCCCGGAAAAATTTAGTTTTGAAAAACAAGAATTAATGAGAGCTTTAGGAGCTAAAATTATTCATACAGCAAGTGAAGAGGGGATTAAAGGGGCCATCAAAAAAGCACGAGAATTAGAAAAAGAGCAAGAAAACTCTTTTGTCCCTATGCAATTTGAAAATGAAGCGAATCCAGAGACTTACTATTATACATTGGCTCCAGAAATTGAAGAGGATTTGCAAGAGCCTATTACTGCATTTGTAGCAGGAGCAGGAAGCGGGGGTTCATTTGCAGGGGCTGCGAAATATTTAAAAGAAAAAAATCCCCATATAAAATCAGTGGTAACCGAACCTGAAGGATCTATTTTAAATGGGGGACCAGCGCATTCTCATAAGACAGAAGGCATTGGAGTTGAATTTATGCCACCATTTTTTTCGGATATCTCTATTGATGAGATACAAACAATTTCTGATGAAGAGGCCTTTTTCTATGTGAGAAAAGCAGCGAAAGAATTAGGTTTATTTATTGGAAGTTCAAGTGGAGCAGCTTTAGCGGCAAGTTTAAAAATGGCAGAAAAGCTTCCTCCTAAAAGTAATATTGTAACTATTTTTTCAGATAGTAGTGAACGTTATCTAAGCCAAAACATCTACCAATAAGAAAGCGGGGAATTTATAATGGAATTTAATACAAAACTAATACATGGCGGGACTTCAATGGACGAAACAACAGGTGGCATGTCTGTTCCAATTCATATGGCTACGACTTTTCAACAAGAAAAAATTGGGGAAAATAAATATGATTATTCACGCTCAGGAAATCCAACTCGTGAAGCAGTTGAAAGTTTAATTGCCGACCTTGAAGGAGGTAAAGAAGGTCTAGCTTTTGCTTCGGGTTCGGCTGCTATCCAAACAATTTTTGCTTTATTTTCTGCCGGTGATCATTTCGTTGTAGGTAATGACGTCTACGGCGGCACATTTCGTTTGATTGATGGCGTGTTAAAACGTTTTGGTATGACATTTACTGCTGTCGATACCCGCGATTTAGCTGCTGTTAAACAAGCGATAAAGCCGAATACTAAAGCAATCTATTTAGAAACACCGACAAATCCATTGCTTCATGTAACTGATATTCAAGCTGTAGCTGACATTGCTCGTTCTCATCAATTATTAAGTATTATTGATAGTACTTTTAGTTCTCCTTATATTCAAAGACCGTTCGAATTTGGCGTAGATCTAGTTATTCATAGCGCTTCTAAATATTTAGGTGGACATAGCGATGTTATTGCTGGACTTGTTGTTGCTAAAGACGAAAAATTAGCATCAGAGCTACGTTATTTACAAAATGCCATTGGTGGTATCTTATCTCCACATGGCAGCTGGCTTTTACAAAGAGGAATGAAAACCTTGGGGCTACGTATGCGTGCTCACTTACAAAACGCAGAAGCTGTATTTAATTATTTAGCCAAACAACCTTTAGTAAGTAAAATTTATTATCCAGGAGACCCAGAAAATGCGGACTTTGCTACAGCTAAAAAACAAATGAATGGGTTTGGTGCGATGATTTCTTTTGAATTACAAGAAGGTCTCGATCCTGAAGAATTTGTCGGACAACTACAAGTTATTACCTTGGCAGAAAGTTTAGGAGCAGTTGAAAGTCTCATTGAAATCCCGGCTTCAATGACTCATGGCTCTATCCCGAAAGAAATTCGTTTAGCTAATGGTATAAAAGATGAATTAATTCGTTTATCTGTTGGTGTTGAGGATCAAGATGATATTTTAGCTGATCTGGCTCAAGGATTTAACTACTTGAAAGGAAATTAACTATGTTTGAAACTGCTCGAGCTATTTTAAAACAGGATCCTGCGGCTCATAGTTTGCCCCAAGTTGTTTTGACTTATCCTGGTGTACGAGCGCTTTTTTGGCATCGTATAGCACAATATTTTGTCTATCGCCAGCATCCTTTTTTAGCTAGTGTTATTAGTCGACATAACGAACATCGAACGGGAGTTTCTATCGAGCCTCGTGCTCAAATTGGTAAAAGAGTATTTATCGATCATGGTATGGGCGTAGTTATTGGAGAGACAAGCATTATAGAAGATGATGTAGTGATGTTACATGGGGTGACCTTAGGCTCTCGCCATATTGATGATACCGGACGGCGACATCCACATATCAAAAAAGGAGCTTATATAGGTGCGAATGCTCAAATTTTAGGTTCGGTAACCATTGGAAAATTTAGTAAAATTGGTGCAGGTGCAGTCGTATTAAAAGATGTTCCCGATTATGCGACCACTGTGGGTAATCCTGCTCGTATTATTGAAAAAGAATAACTTTGTATAATGAAACTGCCTCCCGGTTGTTAATTTGACTTAACAATCAGAAGGCAGTTTTTTACTGATTAAGGATTAGATCTGCGAGTTCGCCTACTTGGACCTCCCCGAGAAATCTTTGATAGTTGATATTTTCAAAAGCCTCTATTAAATCCTCTTTTTTCATAGCTGTTCCTAGCATTTCATTATTTAGGTCTGTAAGGTCAGGGTAATTAATATCGCCATAAGTTTTAAAATCAGTAATTATGTGTTGCTCGTCTATATTATAATTAAACGCAATCGTGCCAATGTTGTTGAAATATTTTGATACATAGTAATCATAGCCAGGATTTTTTCCATAGTTCCAAGCATCTGTACCAAATTTTTCTGCGATACGAGAATCAATCACTTTCCAGTCATCTTCTGTTAATGTATACTTTTCGATTTTATCAAAGGAATCGACATCAAAAATTTTTAGTAATAATTCTTCTTTAAACTCTTGAGTAGATAAGCTTTGATATTTTGAAGGTAATAGATCTTTAATATTAAGAATACGTTTATTTACTGATTTAACGCCTTTAGCTTTAAGTTTTTCTTGATCAGGAGTTAACACATTATTTGCTTGTTCATGGTCTAAGTCATATAGTAACGTTCCGCCAGCTGCGATAGAGTCTTTACCGGCCACCATAGACATGCCGGAAATCTTATGACCTTCAACAGAAACATCATTTTTTCCTTTCATTTCAACATTTTCTAGGCCCATTTCTTCTAAGGCATGAACAATCGGATCGGCATAATATTGAAAATCACCGAAACGAGTGGATTCGTCAACAACAATGTTTTCAAAAATAATATTACCAAAATCGTGGTACACCGCGCCACCCCCGCCAGTACGGCGAACTAATTTAATTCCATTTTTATTCATATAGTCCAAATTTACTTCGGTATAAGCATTTTGATTTGCCCCTATAATGACGCAAGGACTATTGATATACATGATTAAACCATGGCCTTTTAATCTAAGGTCGTTAATTAAAAAATTATCCAGCGATTGGTTGACAATAGGGTCATATACTGGTTTTCCATTTCTTGATGTATCGATAAAAAACATACACTGCCTCCTCGTAAAAACTTAATTCCTAACTTTATAGTAACCCTAAAGTTGAAACGATGCCAAAAAGATTTTATAAAAAATATTTTTTACTTAAATATTTTCAACCCCGTATTATTTATTTATTGTTTAAATTGCAATATGCGTAAGTTAAATACAAGCTCTTTAGATAAAAAATGTGTATAATAAATAGCGTGAGGTGATGCAATGGAGTTTATTGAATTAGTTATTATCATTGCGGTTTTAATAACATTTTCTAATATTTTAACCAAAATGATGCCTACAGTTCCTATATTTTTTGCGCAGATCTTTCTTGGAATCCTTTTGGGGCTATCAAAGTATGGAAATGAGATAGAATTTAAACCAGAAATGTTTCTGGTAATGATTATCGCTCCTTTGTTATTTCGTGAAGGAAAAAATGCTGACACACGTTCTATTGTTGAAAATTTAGGCCCTATCTTATTCTTAGCATTTGCAGGGGTCCTTTTAACTATGTCTGCAGTCGGATTTACACTTTACGCTTTTTTTCCTAACGTACCCTTAGCAGCATGTTTAGCATTTGGTGCTGCCTTAGGACCAACGGATGCTGTTGCCGTTGGTTCACTAGCTAAACGGTTAAAAATGCCGGAAAGAGTATTACATATCTTAGAAGGAGAAGGGCTACTTAATGATGCTTCTGGAGTTACAGCTTTTCAATTTGCTGTTTCAACTTTATTGACTGGAGTGTTCTCACTTTTTGATGCTTCGATTTCGCTTTTATTTTCTAGTATTGGTGGAGCTCTAGTCGGAATAGCGGTGATTTGGGTTAAAAATCGAGTTATCCACTTTCTGGAAAGAACAGACTCACAAGATGTGATCAGTTATTTATTAATTGAATTATTATTGCCATTTGTAGCTTATGTATTATCTGAGTTATTAGGAGTTTCAGGTATTATTGCTGCTGTAATTGCAGGGGTTTTACAATCAAAAAGACAATATCGAGTGACAGTCTTCGACGCAGAATTAGCCAACATCTCGTCTAATATTTGGGGCACTGTTGGTTTTACCTTGAATGCTTTAGTGTTTCTTTTTTTAGGGATCGAGTTATCTGAAGTTTTTCGTCCAGTATGGAGCGACCGTACATATTCAAACTTAGAATTAATCGGTATGGTTTTATTAATCGTGGCGGTAATATTTTTTGTTCGATTCCTTTATATTAGTCTTTTTCATTTGCTTAAAGAAAGAAAGCAAGCCAAACGGACTGACTTGCGTGAATTGCTCCTATTAACATTTGGAGGAGTTAAAGGAACGATTAGTTTAGCTACAGTCTTTATTTTACCTGTCTCGATTCATGGAATTGCTTTTGAGCAACGAGCCTTATTATTGTTTTTAACGGCTTGTGTGATTTTTATTAGTTTATTAGTTGGGATGCTTGCTCTACCGCTTCTTTCAGAAGGTGAATATGAAAAACCGGTCGACCGAGCAGAATTACAAATTTTGCAGTCTGTTATACGTTATTTACAAATGAAACGAACACATAAAGAACTCTCAGCTATGCATGCTATGGCCATAGAAACAGTGATAGAACAATATCGCCAGCGCTCTTTTGAGTTAATGACCGAAGCTATGACCGAAACAGAGCAAGCTAAGGTTCAAGAGGTGCAAGGTTGGTTTTTAACGATTGAACAAGCGGGACTTGATGAATTATATCAGCAGAAAAAAATTAGTGAGAAAAGTTATAGAATTTATAACCGCCTACTAGAGTATTATGAACTTGTTGGCAAGCAACGATTTTTAAGTTTAAGTAG
This region of Tetragenococcus osmophilus genomic DNA includes:
- a CDS encoding glycoside hydrolase family 1 protein; translated protein: MSKQTGFKEDFLWGGAVAANQVEGAYDVDGKGLSVQDVTPDGAMGRITDGPTNDNLKLKAIDFYHHYKEDIALFAEMGYKVFRTSIAWSRIFPNGDDEEPNEAGLQFYDDVFDECLKYGIEPLVTLSHYETPLHLSEKYDGWKDRRMIGFFEKYARTVFNRYKDKVKYWLTFNEINSVLHMPFISGGIKTPKEELSDQELYQAVHHELVASASVTKIAHEINPEFQVGCMVLAMPTYPISSNPEDVLAAKEAENTNYAFTDIHVRGEYPGHLLRFFEENDIHIQFEQGDTELLKNHTVDFISFSYYMSVAAAAHPEEYSSGAGNVIGGIENPHLEKSEWGWAIDPVGLRIVLNDFYDRYQVPLFIVENGLGAKDQLIQDDNGQYTVADDYRIDYMQQHLAQAKEAVKDGVDLMGYTAWGCIDLVSASTAQMSKRYGFIYVDRNDDGSGSLNRYKKKSFNWYKKVIETNGENL
- a CDS encoding RNA 2'-phosphotransferase, whose translation is MNEKLTKLSKRLSLVLRHRPEKIGINLDEYGRIEINEFIDKFNAHYGQKIDQAQIEQIINESPRQRYVIEGNYIRALYGHSISVLPLQESDVPPEILYHGTSPAAAKIIETKGLNKMGREFVHLSENLETAKKIGSRHAATPVVFYVYALKATENGYAFYSTKSGIWLVEFLPANYLLKMS
- the cysK gene encoding cysteine synthase A encodes the protein MSNVDNIVELIGNTPMVKLNKIVPEGAADVYAKLEFYNPGGSVKDRIALAMVEAAEKDGRLQAGGTIVEPTSGNTGIGLAMVAAAKGYRLIITMPDTMSVERRSLMKGYGAELLLTPGADGMSGAIQKAHELADEHGYFLPMQFENPANPEIHEKTTGQEIIKDFSGGTPDAFIAGIGTGGTITGVGHALKKLNENVQLYGLEASEAALIKEGIKGKHKIQGISAGIVPDVLDQSVYQDIVTVSSQQAIDMAHNVSIKEGFLPGISGGANIFGAIEIAKKLGKGKTVVTVVPDNGERYLSTDLFKFDE
- the budA gene encoding acetolactate decarboxylase encodes the protein MAGRLFHYNTLGTLMKGGFDGTFSFNEVLENAGIGIGTVDQLDGELVVLDQHGYCFDVEGQIHEVRPEETTPYAAVIDFVPENKQALAKGINKDTLEETLANQFSSKNVFQAVKIHGTFNKIKCRSVEKQEKPYPDLVDVAKDQAEFTAENITGTLVGIYTPKLFGTISATGFHLHFISDDHSFGGHVLAFDIDNPTVEWQTVDTVEQKFPTENETFMDTDFDYSSVLSDIDKSE
- a CDS encoding DJ-1 family glyoxalase III, producing MSKVAVVFAPGFEEIEGLTIVDVLRRAEIDVTIIGFDQEVTGNHNITIKSDQLLDESLKDFDMIVLPGGTQGANNLKNSTTVIESLQAAYKDGKQIAAICAAPIALEEAGLLKDKTYTSFPGVQENIQSGKYSEKLVVKDGRITTSRGPATAMAFSYRLVDILGGNSDEIKDAMQYDKLAASFLEN
- a CDS encoding PLP-dependent cysteine synthase family protein, coding for MLIKQATQLIGNTPLIDLQMEIPHQSHIYAKLEMYNPGGSIKDRLGKYLFEKAMKEGKIDRHTTIIEPTAGNTGIGFALIAQAYQLPTILVVPEKFSFEKQELMRALGAKIIHTASEEGIKGAIKKARELEKEQENSFVPMQFENEANPETYYYTLAPEIEEDLQEPITAFVAGAGSGGSFAGAAKYLKEKNPHIKSVVTEPEGSILNGGPAHSHKTEGIGVEFMPPFFSDISIDEIQTISDEEAFFYVRKAAKELGLFIGSSSGAALAASLKMAEKLPPKSNIVTIFSDSSERYLSQNIYQ
- a CDS encoding trans-sulfuration enzyme family protein, producing the protein MEFNTKLIHGGTSMDETTGGMSVPIHMATTFQQEKIGENKYDYSRSGNPTREAVESLIADLEGGKEGLAFASGSAAIQTIFALFSAGDHFVVGNDVYGGTFRLIDGVLKRFGMTFTAVDTRDLAAVKQAIKPNTKAIYLETPTNPLLHVTDIQAVADIARSHQLLSIIDSTFSSPYIQRPFEFGVDLVIHSASKYLGGHSDVIAGLVVAKDEKLASELRYLQNAIGGILSPHGSWLLQRGMKTLGLRMRAHLQNAEAVFNYLAKQPLVSKIYYPGDPENADFATAKKQMNGFGAMISFELQEGLDPEEFVGQLQVITLAESLGAVESLIEIPASMTHGSIPKEIRLANGIKDELIRLSVGVEDQDDILADLAQGFNYLKGN
- the epsC gene encoding serine O-acetyltransferase EpsC, which gives rise to MFETARAILKQDPAAHSLPQVVLTYPGVRALFWHRIAQYFVYRQHPFLASVISRHNEHRTGVSIEPRAQIGKRVFIDHGMGVVIGETSIIEDDVVMLHGVTLGSRHIDDTGRRHPHIKKGAYIGANAQILGSVTIGKFSKIGAGAVVLKDVPDYATTVGNPARIIEKE
- a CDS encoding lipoate--protein ligase gives rise to the protein MFFIDTSRNGKPVYDPIVNQSLDNFLINDLRLKGHGLIMYINSPCVIIGANQNAYTEVNLDYMNKNGIKLVRRTGGGGAVYHDFGNIIFENIVVDESTRFGDFQYYADPIVHALEEMGLENVEMKGKNDVSVEGHKISGMSMVAGKDSIAAGGTLLYDLDHEQANNVLTPDQEKLKAKGVKSVNKRILNIKDLLPSKYQSLSTQEFKEELLLKIFDVDSFDKIEKYTLTEDDWKVIDSRIAEKFGTDAWNYGKNPGYDYYVSKYFNNIGTIAFNYNIDEQHIITDFKTYGDINYPDLTDLNNEMLGTAMKKEDLIEAFENINYQRFLGEVQVGELADLILNQ
- a CDS encoding cation:proton antiporter, encoding MEFIELVIIIAVLITFSNILTKMMPTVPIFFAQIFLGILLGLSKYGNEIEFKPEMFLVMIIAPLLFREGKNADTRSIVENLGPILFLAFAGVLLTMSAVGFTLYAFFPNVPLAACLAFGAALGPTDAVAVGSLAKRLKMPERVLHILEGEGLLNDASGVTAFQFAVSTLLTGVFSLFDASISLLFSSIGGALVGIAVIWVKNRVIHFLERTDSQDVISYLLIELLLPFVAYVLSELLGVSGIIAAVIAGVLQSKRQYRVTVFDAELANISSNIWGTVGFTLNALVFLFLGIELSEVFRPVWSDRTYSNLELIGMVLLIVAVIFFVRFLYISLFHLLKERKQAKRTDLRELLLLTFGGVKGTISLATVFILPVSIHGIAFEQRALLLFLTACVIFISLLVGMLALPLLSEGEYEKPVDRAELQILQSVIRYLQMKRTHKELSAMHAMAIETVIEQYRQRSFELMTEAMTETEQAKVQEVQGWFLTIEQAGLDELYQQKKISEKSYRIYNRLLEYYELVGKQRFLSLSSFWLLAGRRILRNIMHPKRYMIRKKKARRHDFSNVDIDELKSIFVNNTILIRKRLKKQEEDLDPQILSYLDNRRSLILKQLYERSVIEPELVENSSYYKKELVNAYTFERRQIDAFEREEKINPLSANSYRQKVNLLESFALQKQGN